A stretch of Bombina bombina isolate aBomBom1 chromosome 2, aBomBom1.pri, whole genome shotgun sequence DNA encodes these proteins:
- the LOC128647058 gene encoding olfactory receptor 13G1-like, producing MDTNGSSVSDFIILGFFTHSEHETFIFITFLIIYIIALIGNLIILILANIDPGLNIPMYFFLGFLSFLDICCTSATLPKMLTGYITKNKTISFYGCVAQLYFFTWLTGIELLLLAVMAYDRYIAIVHPLRYATIINQRVCICVITVISMIGSMNSMVHTYFTFRLPYCDDNKINHFFCEIMPLLKLACADTYWNEIVIIISDVILGMFCFLLTCTSYVFIINTIIKIRSAEGKRKAFSTCASHITIVSMYYGAVIFTYVRPRSSLSLEKDKIVSALYAVFTPTLNPIIYSLRNKEVKDAFKRIVRIIASKLF from the coding sequence ATGGACACCAATGGGTCATCTGTGTCGGATTTTATAATCCTAGGATTCTTTACTCACTCAGAACATGAAACATTTATATTTATCACATTTCTAATCATTTACATAATTGCTTTAATAGGTAATTTAATAATCCTAATTTTGGCCAATATTGATCCTGGTCTTAATATACCTATGTATTTTTTCCTTGGTTTCTTGTCCTTTCTTGATATTTGCTGTACTTCAGCTACTTTGCCTAAGATGCTGACTGGCTATATCACTAAAAACAAGACAATTTCATTTTATGGCTGTGTTGCTCAATTATATTTCTTCACATGGCTCACTGGTATTGAGCTTTTATTGCTTGCGGTTATGGCTTATGATCGATACATCGCAATTGTCCACCCACTGCGCTATGCTACTATTATTAATCAAAGAGTCTGCATCTGTGTGATAACTGTCATTTCAATGATTGGCTCCATGAATTCTATGGTACATACCTATTTTACTTTCAGACTTCCTTACTGTGATGATAACAAGATAAATCACTTCTTCTGTGAGATCATGCCTCTGCTTAAATTAGCATGTGCAGACACTTACTGGAATGAGATTGTGATCATCATCTCTGATGTAATTCTTGGCATGTTTTGCTTCCTTCTCACTTGCACATCCTATGTTTTCAttatcaacactataataaagatacgtTCTGCTGAAGGCAAGCGTAAGGCTTTCTCTACTTGTGCCTCACACATCACAATAGTATCTATGTATTATGGTGCAGTGATTTTCACCTATGTGCGTCCAAGATCCAGTTTGTCTTTAGAAAAAGATAAAATAGTGTCTGCACTTTATGCTGTATTTACACCCACTCTCAACCCTATAATATACAGCCTTAGGAATAAAGAAGTGAAAGATGCGTTCAAAAGAATTGTAAGAATAATAGCTTCCAAATTATTTTAA